CTTCCTTGTCGACGCTCTTGAGGATGCCGGGCTTGAGTGAGGACTGCAGCTCGATAAGCACGTCGCCCTTGATCATATTGAGTCCGTCGAGGATGTACTGGTGGTTGAAGGCGATCTCCATGCTCGGGCCATCTACCTCGGCACCGACGACCTCGGATGCCCCACCGACATCTGCGGTGTTGGCGGAGATGGTGACGTTTTGACCCTCGGCAGAGAATTGGAACCTGATGGGGGTGTGGGACTGCGCGAGGATTGCGACGCGCTTGATGGCGGTGATGAGCGCCTGCGAATCCGCCTGAATCGACACCTCGTGATCGGCGGGAATGAGCTGCTTGTAATTGGGGTAGGTACCCTCGATTTTTCGGCTCACGAAGATCGTCTCGCCGAAGGTGATGAGAACCTGGTTTTCGGAGAATCCGACCGAGACGGAATCACTCGAGAGGGCCAGACGGCAGACCTCATCGAAGGTCTTACCGGGGATGATGGCGGAGAAATCGTTGACGTCGGAGTTGGGAACGGGAATCTCCGCCACGGCAAGGCGGTACGAGTCCGTTGCGGCGAGCGTCACGACACCGTCTTTGACGGCGAAGAAGATACCGGTGAGGATGATGCGAGACTCGTCGCGCGAGACTGCCTTGCCAACGCAGCGCACGGCATCGGCAAGCTCTGCGGGAGGAAGCACGATGGTTGTCGAAGGATTGACCTGCGGGAAGTAGGGGAAATCCGCAGGATTGAGTGCGGAGAGTGTGAAGGACGAGTCGAGGCAGGTGATGTGTGCCTGCTCGTCTTGGGTGCTGACCTCGATAGATGCGTCGGGGAGGCTCTTGACGATGTCTGCAAGTAGCTTACCGGGGATGACGCAACGGCCGGGCTCCTCGATGTTTGCGTTGGTGGCGTGTTTGATCGAGATTTCGAGATCGGTCGTCTGGAAGACGAGTTTGCCCTGGTCGGTGGTCTCGAGCAGGATGCCCGAGAGGATGGGAAGTGTTGACCGCGACGACATGCCCTTTGATACGATGTTAATGGCGTTCAGAAGGTCGTCCTTTGAGATTCTGAATTTCACGTTTTCTCTCCCCTATTATTATTAGTTCTTATTTATATATATCTAATAATCATAATAAGACAGGTGAATTAGTGGAAAACTTCTTTTCTACCAGTTCAGCCCCTCTTTTCCGATTGACGTTTCTTGTCGAAAACCGATTACGTTATCAACAGACATTTTAGCGGGTAAAACTTATCAAGAGTTCCTCAACCTTCTATTCACTGGTTTTCTACGGGGTTATCCACGTTAGCAACGTTCCTGGATGATCAAAGTCAGCTGCTCGAGCTGGTCAAATAGTATCCGATTGTCTTTCTGGTCCCGCTCTATCTTGTTTACGCTGTGCATGACCGTCGTGTGGTCACGACCTCCGAACTTCTTTCCGATTGACTCGAGGGACTCTTCCGTCATGTAACGGGAGAGGTAAATTGCGATGTGGCGCGGGGTCGTGATGCCCTTCGAGCGCTTTCCCGAAATCATGTCCTCATGCGAAATCTTGAAGAAGCGCTCCACCTCGCTTTGGATGAGCGCGATGTCGATTTGCTTGTCTTGTATGGTCGGGAAGAAATCCTGGAGCAGCTCCTGAGCTTCCTCGATACTGATGCTGTTCTTCTTCAGCAACGTCATGTTGCTCACGAGACGCGTGATGGCGCCTTCCATCTCCCTGATGTTTGAAGTCGCAACCTCTGCAAGGTATCCGAGCACGTCATCGGGGATGTTTCCGTAGAAGCTCGTATGTTGGTTCACGCGCGAGAGGTAGTTTTTCAAGATGGCCAGGCGCGTCTCGTAATCTGGTGGTTTGATGTCTGCGAGCAGACCCGAGATGAAGCGCGAGCGCATGCGATCGTCCATGTCGATGTCTTTTGGGGCACGATCTGCAGAGAGCACGATTTGCTTGTTGCGGTTGGTCATCTCGTTGAAGATGTTGAACAGCTGATTGATGGTTTCGTCCTTACCTTCGAGGTATTGGACGTCATCGACAAGCAAGATGTCTACCTGGTGATACTTGCTGTTGAAGGTTCCCCATTGGTTACGCTGCGTGGCCTCGACGTAATCGTTGAGGAACTTGTTAGCCGACACATATCGTGTAGCCATACGCGGGAAGTTTTGCATCGCGTAGTTTGCGATTGCGACGAGCAAATGGGTCTTTCCCAAGCCCGAATTTCCGTAGATGAAAAGCGGGTTATATGCGATTCCCGGTTGCTCTGCGACAGCGAGGGCAGCGCCACGGGCAAACTCGTTTGATTTGCCCACGACGAAGGTGTCGAAGGTGCACTTTGAGAAGAGTGCTTCCTCTCCGCTTGTGGGAGACGAAGCGTATTCTCCTCCTACACGTCCTGCCTCCTCGGCTGCGGGCATGGTCGAGGACGGGGCTTGGTTCGAAATGCTCGACGGGTCGACGAACTGGTTCATCCAGTCAGGCTCTGTTTGCTGCATTGGTTCTTGTGTTGCTGTGACCTGCGTATTTGTCGCTTGCTGTTGGGGTGCGTCCTTTTGTGTGTTAACACCCAACCCGATGCTTATTGGGGTGCCGGTGACCTGAAGAAGCTTTTCCTGCATCTCGCCAAGGTAGTTTTTCCTTACCCATGATTCGACGGGCGTGCTCTCTGCAAGCAAGACGAATTGATCTCCAAAGACTCCGACGGGGGTGAGGAGGTTTAGAAAGACGGTCTTTGGATCCTCCTCGTCCGTATTTTCGAGAAGGAGGGCGAGTGTCTTGCTCCAGATTTCGTCTTTGTCCATCTCAAAAACCCTATCTGCTCAGGAATGCCAGGCCCTGATCGGTCAGCATTCTCTTCTTTCCACCCTCGGTCTTCTGAAGAAGTCCCATCTTCTCGAGCTTGTTGAGGGCGCGGTGCCCTGTCGAGAGGCTTATGTCGAGGTTCTGCTCGACTTCCGTCGGTCCGATGAGGCCCATCTCCTGGGCCAGGATGAGAATATTGTATTCTCGTTCCGAAAGGTTATGGTCTGCGTTTTTCTCCTGGCTTGCTTGGCATCTCGCGATACACAACGGGAGTTGCCTGCGGAGCGCTCTTGTCGATTTGAATCGTGACGACCGTACCCTCTTTGATGTTGTCTTCTATGATGAGACGACCATTCGAAAAACGCAGGTAATCCTTTACCGTTGGCAAACCTGAACCGACTCCACGTATATATTTGCGCATCTCGGTCGTTGCCGAGGTAAAACCGGGAAGCTGAGCACGCTGTTTATCGGCAATACCCGGACCCTGGTCGGTGAATTTGATCGTGTTTCCGTTATCGAGAATCGAGATACATGGGTCGCGGAACTGG
This window of the Coriobacteriaceae bacterium genome carries:
- the dnaA gene encoding chromosomal replication initiator protein DnaA — its product is MDKDEIWSKTLALLLENTDEEDPKTVFLNLLTPVGVFGDQFVLLAESTPVESWVRKNYLGEMQEKLLQVTGTPISIGLGVNTQKDAPQQQATNTQVTATQEPMQQTEPDWMNQFVDPSSISNQAPSSTMPAAEEAGRVGGEYASSPTSGEEALFSKCTFDTFVVGKSNEFARGAALAVAEQPGIAYNPLFIYGNSGLGKTHLLVAIANYAMQNFPRMATRYVSANKFLNDYVEATQRNQWGTFNSKYHQVDILLVDDVQYLEGKDETINQLFNIFNEMTNRNKQIVLSADRAPKDIDMDDRMRSRFISGLLADIKPPDYETRLAILKNYLSRVNQHTSFYGNIPDDVLGYLAEVATSNIREMEGAITRLVSNMTLLKKNSISIEEAQELLQDFFPTIQDKQIDIALIQSEVERFFKISHEDMISGKRSKGITTPRHIAIYLSRYMTEESLESIGKKFGGRDHTTVMHSVNKIERDQKDNRILFDQLEQLTLIIQERC
- the dnaN gene encoding DNA polymerase III subunit beta, whose amino-acid sequence is MKFRISKDDLLNAINIVSKGMSSRSTLPILSGILLETTDQGKLVFQTTDLEISIKHATNANIEEPGRCVIPGKLLADIVKSLPDASIEVSTQDEQAHITCLDSSFTLSALNPADFPYFPQVNPSTTIVLPPAELADAVRCVGKAVSRDESRIILTGIFFAVKDGVVTLAATDSYRLAVAEIPVPNSDVNDFSAIIPGKTFDEVCRLALSSDSVSVGFSENQVLITFGETIFVSRKIEGTYPNYKQLIPADHEVSIQADSQALITAIKRVAILAQSHTPIRFQFSAEGQNVTISANTADVGGASEVVGAEVDGPSMEIAFNHQYILDGLNMIKGDVLIELQSSLKPGILKSVDKEDFLYLAMPVRLN
- a CDS encoding ATP-binding protein, with the translated sequence MGNLETDIPALTPTRIAIYDDLLAAPRVIDIEPTDISQYIEEIASKTYELAQQKGSSIPYTVIKEVCENFIHAQFRDPCISILDNGNTIKFTDQGPGIADKQRAQLPGFTSATTEMRKYIRGVGSGLPTVKDYLRFSNGRLIIEDNIKEGTVVTIQIDKSAPQATPVVYREMPSKPGEKRRP